The window ATGGACCGAGTGAAGGTTTATTTTACTAATGTATGGCCTCatacagaaaatgacaaaaaccaaATACTCTGTTTGCAGTAAAATCGTGAAACCGCTCTGGAAAATTACTATTTAGCTctgcacacagagagagacCTCTATGACATGATGTGATTACTGCCTTCTTGACTTTGTCACCCAACAGCAATGGTGGAAAAAGAATCCAAACTACAGTTAGCACCAAAATGTAAGATGTGTCTTTAAgagaataaaaactttttttttaaatcatgaaattACCACCCccttcaatttttttcaaagtgtTTCTAACCGTAGCCTGCTGCAGTTTTCTTTGATAATGGCTAGATGTACTGTAATGAGAGTTCAGAAATGTTAGATGTGTCAAGGAAAATTATTGTGCTATATTTCAGATTCAAAGTCTTACCTGTGGGGATCTTGTAACCAGTCTCTCCAGGTTTTCTCAGACTCCTCAGAATGTGATCAGAGTGAACATTCACCAGCCAACCGACCAACCACAGCGCAGACCCTGGAGAAAAACCCTTATGAGCTGAGCATAAACAACACAGAGAACTGCTGATTCCTACAAAATACTTTCAATTTATTTCCCCACAGTGGAAGGAGCAGATAAATAGCACTCTCATGTCGactcaataataaaaataagtgacgctaatctcatttttatcacataACAGCTCTATAATTCATGCAGAGAAACCAAGCTTGTGCTCAGCTTtctatcttcttctccttcttttcctttcggcatttccctttaggggtcgccacagcaaatcagttgcctccatctaaccctgtcttctgcatcctcttctctcacaccaactaccttcatgccctctttcactatatccataaacctcctctttggtcttcctctaggcctcctgcctggcagttcaaaactcagcatccttctaccaatatattcactatctctcctctggacatgtccaaaccatctcagtctggcctctctgactttatctccaaaacctctacatgtgctgtccctctgatgtacttattcctgatcctatcctatCCATCCTAGTCACTCCCTCCTTCAAattaactcctactccatttctattcctatctacaccatgatagaacaacttgaaccctgctcctaaacgtcTAACCTTGATATTtttccacctggtttcctggacacacagtacgtcaatcttcctcctctgcatcatgtcaaccaactctccacgtaccttttcctgttatagttccaacattcaacgtccctactctcagtcctatactcctggtgtgacatacacaaaagtgtagtcacatttttataatattaCATAATTGTCTTGTACTTAGAATAGCCTTCATGTGGATTGTGAATAAATAGGGATCTATATTCTAGGAATACACCTATTCCACATTCCGCCACAAGGTGGCCGCTACGTTTCCAGAGACAGGTTAGCTCGGTGCCCACGTGACGTTCTTCagatgaccaaggaagagaggataACGAACACCAAAACTGactctgtctcgtgtttttccctgtttattcaggtagGTATAACGCTggcacatgaaaaacatttattatgagCACTTTGTACTATGAAACAAAACTTGACTCAGTTTTATGCcagaaatgacattactttCTAGTAGTTTAATGTATGTAGCGGAATCTAGGGTTTTATGCTAACTTTCATGGCAGCAGCCATTCCGGCCGTCCACTACGTGACATGTAGGTGGTTTTCACTGATactattatttttgttgctccTTTAGTCTTACAAgctcctgttttgtgttttggatgtgtgatttattgtttacattgaaagagtacatttccgtttttttgtatattgttaATTCTCTCCAGTTTTGCCTTGAAGTGCATCCAGTTGTGTTTATACACTATATTATACCGATAcagtgttagcctgttagcagaacagaagggatattgtgttttgttcatgattatttcttgatttatctagttacatgatgatagaaatgattacatgattctataaatactttaatagtgatgtgatgattaaaaacaatagtCATTAGGGATGTGACGGTACAAAAACAGAATGGACTAATTCTATGCAGTAAGCAACATGattgttaaaaatcaaacattacaGTGTATGAATgctgagaaatgaaaacatatggGAATATGGACATGTATGTAAAGAAGAATGTATTGAATTGATGATGAAACtatggagaaaatatgtgtcattgatattttgtgaacatgATTTATGATTGAAATGACTGAAcctctttaaaacaaagaacagtaaagtgatttaagaaacatgattgttaataaattgagatgaccaaggaagagaggataACGTACACCAAAACTGactctgtctcgtgtttttccctgtttattcaggtctACCTAGCGgagcagtttaaaatataatctgttttaCCAGCCACACCCCTGGGGCGTGTAACACTgatgtttctcttctctttcttcctacaaacacactttcctcctctccttcttcgaccaacagtagtccaatttccaccggcggtCGTTGGTAACGACCACCATTGTTGTTAATTGTCCATCAGAGCTCGCGACTttacctcatcgtggatttttggtagggagccacgtgataccatatgcaCATTTaactggctgacagcatcaggaagtgcgttatgattttgatattttcatTAAGAAGATGAATGCAAGAATGATTTACGACCCATGATAACTGTTGTTATCATGGGTCTAAAagtaaaaatgcacaaaaagatcacaaataaaccattttgtaaaaaaaatgaccCATTTTCTGAAATTTgcactgacattttttaaaaatatgattatAGTTGAGTACATGTACATGCATGACTTGTGTAAATTCACTATGGTCTGTGGATTGACTACAACAACGAAATTTTTTGCAGGGGAATTTATTATACTTTTAcactataaaaacaaaattaaatgaaataattgcacAGACATTCTAAAATAACTGATGAGGCTAGAACACATGAATTTTACTTTGACgttaaaatctgaattttattgACCAACACAGCAAATGTGGAAAGTGTTTCAAAAAATCTTGTGTATTTTGTAATAACTAGTAGAACTATCAATTCAGTTATCGGTAAATACTAGTTAATTGGAGAACTGTCAACAAACCAAGCAGAGTTTTGAATTGCGACAGATGCCACCCATGCCCACCCAAATACAACACGTGTATTTGTTTACCTTGACGACATACCTGTGATGAAGCATGGACGTGTAACCCAAGATGCAGGGTACTCCGCATAATGGCTCAGGTACCTAATCTGCATGTATCCATTATAgatgcagaaaacaaaagccAAGACAAACGAAGCGAATGGTGTTGCTTTACCTCCTCGGATTAAAAATGGATAAATAAGAGATCTGCagcggggggaaaaaagagatcAGGACAACTTGGATATTTCACACTGGCTTTGACACAATGAGGTTAGTTAGTTAGCTTATGTaatacaacatactgtatatcttcatTGAAAAACAATGCTTACCTCTGTATATAATGGCAAAAATACATAACAACGAGAAGGCGGTTAGGAAGTAATGATATTTTTGCAGAAACTGTCCAAAATACTAGAATCAAAGGCACCGCGAATGCAGGCAGTTCCTGAACGAACCAAGCGAACCTGACATTGACTGGAAATCCGTACTTGCTGGTAGCATATCGCCCGTACGGGACGTTTTCAAATAGCAACGTAATGAAAGTGCAGG of the Antennarius striatus isolate MH-2024 chromosome 14, ASM4005453v1, whole genome shotgun sequence genome contains:
- the srd5a1 gene encoding 3-oxo-5-alpha-steroid 4-dehydrogenase 1: MDSLLSRLFSSEEEEMYILDCMAYLMVFMAACTFITLLFENVPYGRYATSKYGFPVNVRFAWFVQELPAFAVPLILVFWTVSAKISLLPNRLLVVMYFCHYIQRSLIYPFLIRGGKATPFASFVLAFVFCIYNGYMQIRYLSHYAEYPASWVTRPCFITGSALWLVGWLVNVHSDHILRSLRKPGETGYKIPTGGMFDYVSGANFLGEITEWAGFALAAHSVHSLAFAIFTTVVLASRAVAHHKWYLTKFEDYPKSRKALIPFLF